The Pyrenophora tritici-repentis strain M4 chromosome 3, whole genome shotgun sequence genome has a window encoding:
- a CDS encoding Mating-C domain containing protein, whose protein sequence is MAMDNTTLHTFLFHCPTALRCVAVLGSWDNFSRPYPLELDSRGGCNIWKGCFTFSDIVCDGDLQQQTSKRNGPLKMGGTYWYYYKVDEDEERHNPAEESTTFCPLLPGQRLNVLDVPREGHHRTTSDTTSAFTRNPRDRYLTPVPPKSLKPLPTPHVHAAAESYPMPMPSPWTPRSATLAPTEGLLNPYVPRHARSASASPYMPSTPLFPDFKLLKDKLASKRAASRNRCGSKNRAMDISSPVLVSGGEDLNLIPLSEYRPSIEAIREAEAVTNVRPTPRIRREFSPLASHPVDPDRDSIFAPAPAPAALPTVAERPTRRRSQSPSTLVTSEFKVGQNRNRANSADTRRTRHYLFSNDPWLSSPREQRFKIQDRLVEDDTPSAPTLSRPEVTLGAPTSDERPTSRYGNRGRSEPQQLPLNKELPPLPRYLMPAPLYACNSPTTTPPVVEEPIEEFQEEADEECLDRLSIQFSMKARSHFSTWTNESMTYSPVASDDEDDDEEGPISSPTFSSFTSNDSDMDINTSSRGGLLIRYSYLSSSSQPQTQSHTSMPEMQNMIPDDTDISDHETDPHHPNPSSTPPPTLRTPHLNLWLRPLLPGSQHGLVSRLFHDVVGSLQSPPGCLLRLTVVSV, encoded by the exons ATGGCCATGGACAACACTACGCTCCATACCTTCTTGTT TCACTGCCCGACAGCACTGCGTTGTGTTGCCGTACTCGGATCTTGGGACAACTTCTCGCGACCTTATCCACTAGAGCTCGATTCACGCGGGGGCTGTAACATTTGGAAAGGCTGTTTTACCTTTTCAGACATTGTCTGTGACGGAGATCTGCAACAGCAAACATCAAAGCGGAACGGTCCTCTGAAGATGGGTGGCACTTATTGGTACTAC TACAAAGTcgacgaagatgaggaacgcCATAACCCCGCCGAGGAGTCGACTACGTTTTGTCCTCTTTTGCCTGGGCAAAGGCTCAATGTCTTGGACGTACCCCGTGAAGGTCATCATCGAACCACCTCTGATACCACATCTGCATTTACCCGAAATCCAAGAGATAGGTATCTCACACCAGTACCTCCAAAGTCACTGAAGCCTCTACCCACTCCGCATGTACATGCGGCTGCTGAGTCATACCCAATGCCAATGCCCTCACCTTGGACTCCGAGATCTGCGACCCTCGCGCCTACTGAGGGTCTGCTGAATCCATACGTACCGCGCCATGCTCGAAGTGCGTCTGCATCGCCGTATATGCCTTCGACTCCCCTTTTCCCGGACTTCAAGCTGCTCAAAGACAAATTGGCGTCGAAACGAGCTGCATCGAGAAATCGTTGTGGGTCGAAGAACCGAGCAATGGATATCAGTTCACCCGTGCTCGTTAGCGGCGGAGAAGATCTCAATCTCATTCCGCTTTCGGAATATCGACCCTCAATTGAGGCGATCCGTGAGGCAGAGGCAGTGACGAATGTACGCCCGACACCGAGAATAAGGAGGGAATTTTCTCCCTTGGCATCGCATCCTGTAGATCCCGATAGGGATTCAATTTTTGCGCCTGCGCCTGCGCCTGCCGCGCTGCCAACAGTTGCAGAGCGCCCCACTCGACGTCGATCGCAGTCACCTTCTACACTCGTGACGAGCGAGTTCAAAGTGGGGCAAAATCGAAACCGTGCCAACTCAGCCGATACAAGACGTACAAGACATTACCTCTTCTCCAACGACCCCTGGCTTTCATCACCAAGGGAGCAAAGGTTCAAAATCCAAGATCGCCTGGTCGAGGACGACACACCGTCTGCCCCAACACTATCGCGGCCTGAAGTCACTCTTGGAGCACCGACATCCGATGAACGACCAACATCACGATATGGCAACCGTGGCAGATCAGAGCCCCAACAGCTACCACTTAACAAAGAGCTTCCACCTCTACCTCGCTACCTGATGCCCGCTCCTCTCTACGCATGCAACAGCCCAACAACTACCCCACCCGTAGTAGAAGAGCCAATCGAGGAGTTTCAAGAAGAAGCCGACGAAGAATGTCTCGACCGTCTCAGCATCCAATTCTCCATGAAAGCACGCAGTCACTTCTCCACCTGGACCAACGAGTCCATGACATACAGCCCCGTAGCCTCGGAtgacgaagatgacgacgaaGAAGGTCCCATTTCCTCTCCTACCTTTAGCTCCTTCACCAGCAACGACAGTGACATGGATATCAACACATCATCGCGCGGCGGTCTCTTAATCCGCTACTCCTacctctcctcctcttcgcaACCCCAAACCCAATCCCATACCTCCATGCCCGAAATGCAAAACATGATCCCCGACGACACCGACATTTCAGACCACGAAACAGACCCCCACCACCCAAACCCTTCCTCAACACCCCCCCCAACTCTCCGAACTCCGCATCTCAACCTTTGGCTCCGACCTCTTCTCCCCGGCTCTCAACACGGCCTTGTCTCACGCCTCTTCCACGACGTCGTCGGCTCGCTCCAGTCGCCGCCAGGCTGCTTGCTTCGGCTTACAGTCGTTTCAGTATAG
- a CDS encoding coatomer subunit delta, which yields MVVLAASICTRGGKAVLSRQFREMQRSRIEALLASFPKLADSGTQHTTCEQDNVRYVYQPLDELYMVLITNLQSNILQDINSLHLFAQVVSSICKSLDEREILKNAFELLTAFDEIVTLGYRENLTMSQIKTFLDMESHEERIQEIIARNKELEASEERKRRAKQLEMQRKEMSRSQRAGGGMGGGMGSGMGGGMAGRSPSYPAFSPSVPTTNVTDTYDSYEAEKKKTSKPLALGKKGMQLGKKNKTNNMYEQVTGEQAPAEEEPLVAPKPSAPAAAAASSARPSTATDREAVHITTNETISARLDREGLLKSFEVKGEMQLKITDPSFTQVKLDLLTGDTRGAQLMTHPKVDKTVFKNDKVIQLADTTKGFPSNMGIGVMKWKLAPRPDDISDPPITFRVWVEESGNMYNITVEYELTGGDSLKDVTVTIPFQDEPNVSSFDAVYEMSGDSLEWNIGTVDEANSSGSFEFEAQAGSDSDFFPMNIRFSKTTPFVDVDVSSVTLLSMGQEINFSKDVKSVAENYTIS from the exons ATG GTTGTCCTCGCAGCTTCGATATGCACAAGAGGCGGCAAGGCGGTCCTCTCGCGCCAATTCCGCGAGATGCAACGCTCTCGCATTGAAGCACTCCTGGCCTCGTTCCCCAAGCTCGCCGATAGCGGAACCCAGCACACGACGTGCGAACAAGACAACGTGCGCTACGTCTACCAACCACTCGACGAACTGTACATGGTCCTGATCACCAACTTGCAATCCAACATCCTGCAAGACATCAACTCGCTGCACCTCTTTGCCCAGGTCGTGTCCTCAATATGCAAGTCCCTCGACGAGCGCGAGATTCTCAAGAATGCGTTTGAGCTTCTTACCGCCTTTGACGAGATTGTCACACTGGGTTACAGGGAGAACCTGACCATGAGCCAAATCAAGACTTTCTTGGACATGGAGTCGCATGAAGAGCGCATCCAGGAGATCATCGCCCGGAATAAGGAACTCGAAGCGTCGGAAGAGCGCAAGCGCCGAGCCAAGCAGCTCGAGATGCAGCGCAAGGAGATGTCACGATCGCAGCGGGCAGGCGGAGGCATGGGTGGAGGTATGGGCAGCGGCATGGGAGGTGGCATGGCCGGTCGCTCACCCTCCTATCCTGCCTTTTCTCCCAGCGTGCCTACAACCAACGTCACGGACACGTACGACTCGTATGAAGctgagaagaagaagacgagcAAGCCATTGGCTCTGGGCAAGAAGGGCATGCAGCTTGGCAAGAAGAACAAGACCAACAACATGTACGAGCAGGTGACTGGCGAACAGGCACCAGCTGAAGAGGAACCGCTCGTCGCACCCAAGCCATCTGCACCCGCTGCAGCAGCAGCCTCAAGCGCACGCCCCTCCACCGCGACCGACCGTGAAGCCGTACACATCACCACCAACGAGACCATCTCGGCACGACTAGACCGTGAGGGTCTTCTCAAGTCGTTTGAAGTAAAGGGCGAGATGCAGCTCAAGATCACCGACCCTTCCTTCACACAAGTCAAGCTCGACCTTCTCACCGGCGACACTCGCGGAGCACAACTGATGACGCACCCCAAGGTAGACAAGACCGTCTTCAAGAACGACAAGGTCATCCAGCTCGCCGACACGACAAAGGGTTTCCCCTCCAACATGGGCATCGGCGTGATGAAGTGGAAGCTCGCACCACGGCCAGACGACATCTCGGACCCACCCATCACGTTCCGCGTCTGGGTCGAGGAGTCGGGCAACATGTACAACATCACGGTCGAATACGAGCTCACAGGCGGCGACTCCCTCAAGGACGTCACCGTCACCATCCCGTTCCAAGACGAGCCAAACGTCTCGTCGTTTGACGCCGTGTACGAAATGAGCGGCGACAGCCTCGAGTGGAACATTGGCACCGTCGATGAGGCAAACAGCTCCGGTAGCTTCGAGTTTGAAGCCCAGGCTGGTAGCGACTCTGACTTTTTTCCAATGAACATTCGCTTCAGCAAGACTACTCCTTTTGTGGATGTTGAC GTTTCTTCCGTAACTCTGCTTTCCATGGGCCAGGAAATCAACTTTTCAAAGGATGTCAAGTCTGTGGCGGAGAACTACACTATATCATAG
- a CDS encoding MDN1, AAA ATPase containing von Willebrand factor type A (vWA) domain protein, translated as MASPVFTVAAGLGLDMSAADAMELQSDDGGIDFIDGDIELDFEPETSLAQDDDVSLDDAASATGEMQDEHTENDDYMVDQEDLIEEDEINPDDDGGVDIDLPAVDDAITEAATQPTTTNGDEDDELLDYTEDEEYHNPANRSPWFKNKQWEHIKDEEADVPVEQQNETTVWQQQEDMIQAQDSTEQHPTEQQDETPAFQPHDWTQAQNDQTQDAIEQQDETAFQEDDWTEAQNDQAQDITEQQEETSAEWQQESTEQQEETSAEWQQESTEQQEQTPAEWQQEWTQAYDEQTEDVAGQQEDVSSEWQQGDWTQAQSYHHDESAEHNESQDQEPFAMPSVTINYEDNELWLFKQHDFDNSGDWLIEDVSLAKASMSDLMRACRYSIGDDVSNEMEIGFRFDHFLNMELYEDNTACVAVSLERLVNYYHTLYANDGNNEPESFYITLLFRPRFATLLSDIAKFADQGLGYSAFDAAVAAGETHFSAGVAGTSSTEPTEWDKEDEEKGDGEEQEHVQSEVQSDAHHDERDQGEGDDTQETYGDDAAEVYETEEVPTNVASHDEHGSHHEEEHEPEITISTDMPTNPSETAAQPERERSRSAAPTEAELEARRLKDEADLIDYSDEEDEEPAPVKGVEQAPATQLTPSSTTVRGDESGNAHGQESAAESPRLNEQTSQDQDKIDFDTADEPPAETQQSEPEGENVDELSYEDFVKAFEADDSDPEFDVDEAGNDGAD; from the exons ATGGCTTCCCCTGTATTCACTGTAGCTGCTGGCCTTGGCCTCGACATGTCCGCTGCCGACGCTATGGAGCTGCAATCCGATGACGGCGGAATCGACTTCATAGACGGCGACATAGAGTTGGACTTTGAGCCCGAGACTTCCCTTGCACAAGATGACGATGTATCCCTTGACGATGCTGCTTCAGCAACCGGGGAGATGCAAGATGAACATACTGAAAATGACGACTACATGGTCGATCAAGAAGATCTAAtcgaagaagatgagataAACCCAGATGATGACGGTGGTGTAGACATCGATCTACCCGCTGTGGACGATGCCATAACTGAGGCTGCAACCCAACCGACTACTACCAACGGcgatgaagacgacgagtTGCTCGACTACACCGAAGACGAAGAGTACCACAATCCCGCGAATCGTTCACCGTGGTTCAAGAACAAGCAATGGGAGCATATTAAAGATGAAGAAGCTGATGTACCCGTCGAACAGCAGAACGAGACAACCGTATGGCAACAGCAAGAAGACATGATACAGGCTCAAGACTCCACTGAACAGCATCCGACCGAACAGCAAGACGAGACGCCCGCGTTCCAACCACATGACTGGACTCAAGCTCAGAATGACCAGACTCAGGATGCCATCGAACAGCAAGATGAGACTGCGTTCCAAGAAGATGACTGGACCGAAGCTCAGAATGACCAGGCTCAGGATATCACTGAACAGCAAGAAGAAACGTCAGCTGAGTGGCAACAGGAGTCCACCGAGCAGCAAGAGGAAACATCGGCTGAGTGGCAACAGGAGTCCACCGAACAGCAAGAGCAAACGCCGGCTGAGTGGCAACAAGAGTGGACGCAAGCCTACGATGAGCAAACTGAGGACGTGGCTGGACAACAAGAGGACGTATCCTCTGAGTGGCAACAAGGAGACTGGACGCAAG CGCAGAGCTATCATCATGATGAGTCTGCTGAACACAACGAGTCTCAAGACCAAGAGCCATTCGCGATGCCGTCCGTAACTATCAATTACGAAGACAACGAACTATGGCTCTTCAAGCAACATGATTTCGACAACAGTGGAGATTGGCTCATTGAAGACGTTTCGCTCGCCAAGGCAAGCATGTCTGATCTCATGCGCGCATGCCGCTACTCTATTGGCGATGACGTGTCAAACGAGATGGAGATTGGATTTCGGTTCGATCACTTCTTGAACATGGAGCTTTACGAAGACAACACGGCGTGCGTTGCAGTGTCACTTGAGCGTCTTGTGAACTACTACCACACGCTGTATGCAAATGACGGCAACAACGAGCCAGAATCCTTCTACATCACACTCCTGTTCCGTCCCCGTTTTGCGACCTTGCTCTCGGATATCGCCAAATTCGCGGATCAGGGTCTAGGTTATTCTGCTTTTGATGCCGCGGTAGCTGCAGGCGAGACGCATTTCAGTGCTGGTGTTGCGGGTACTTCGAGTACCGAACCTACAGAGTGGGAcaaagaagatgaagagaaAGGAGATGGCGAAGAGCAGGAGCATGTGCAGAGTGAAGTCCAATCAGATGCGCATCATGATGAGCGTGACCAGGGTGAAGGAGACGACACGCAAGAAACTTATGGGGATGATGCTGCTGAGGTTTACGAGACAGAAGAGGTCCCCACTAACGTTGCGTCTCATGACGAGCATGGATCACACCATGAAGAAGAGCACGAACCGGAGATTACTATCTCTACTGACATGCCCACAAACCCAAGCGAGACAGCAGCTCAGCCTGAGCGAGAGAGGTCGCGGTCAGCTGCACCGACTGAAGCCGAGTTGGAAGCCCGTCGTTTGAAGGATGAGGCTGATCTCATCGACTACAGCGATGAAGAGGATGAGGAACCTGCACCTGTCAAGGGAGTGGAACAGGCGCCTGCTACCCAGCTGACGCCGTCGTCTACAACTGTACGAGGTGATGAGTCTGGCAATGCACATGGACAAGAATCTGCCGCAGAGTCACCTCGACTCAATGAGCAGACTAGTCAAGACCAGGATAAGATCGATTTTGACACTGCAGACGAGCCGCCTGCGGAGACCCAACAGAGTGAGCCAGAAGGCGAGAATGTCGACGAGCTCTCGTACGAGGACTTTGTAAAGGCTTTCGAAGCAGACGACTCTGACCCGGAATTCGACGTCGATGAGGCCGGTAATGACGGCGCAGAC
- a CDS encoding RhaT, Permease drug-metabolite transporter (DMT) superfamily: MVEDKYVGLMLAVSSSLAIGASFVITKKGLNASIEKHGFNGDGFGYLQNPVWWAGITTMVLGEIFNFAAYAFAPAILVTPLGALSVLIGAVLGSYFLDEQLGLLGKIGCAICLIGSVIIVLHAPPDKEVESVEEILNLALQPGFLFYCAFVVVFCIVMIYKIAPKYGRKNPLIYLSICSTSGSVSIMFIKAFGIALKMTFAGNNQFTHPSTYVFVILVVGCILTQMNYFNKALSQFSTNIVNPLYYVTFTTCTLVASCLLFQGFNTTSAVNTISLLCGFLIIFSGVYLLNLSREDPNGNKQLGSCFTDGPPSDAMSGFPTRHSMQIRRSEDLFERHSNAIVRDSRRSSYMDAGDRGALMHDYDVENQFELGDLADSDDDLESGQSTKRTSFDEETRINGRLSGTGRGRVQKESVQPKRNSTLR; the protein is encoded by the exons ATGGTGGAAGACAA ATATGTAGGCCTCATGCTGGCCGTGAGCTCCTCACTCGCCATCGGCGCGAGTTTTGTCATTACCAAGAAAGGGCTAAATGCCTCCATCGAGAAGCACGGCTTTAATGGCGACGGCTTCGGATATCTGCAGAATCCGGTATGGTGGGCTGGAATAACGACAA TGGTACTCGGCGAGATATTCAACTTTGCAGCTTACGCCTTCGCTCCGGCCATCCTCGTGACCCCGCTTGGAGCCCTCTCCGTACTCATCGGCGCTGTATTGGGCTCCTACTTTCTCGACGAGCAGCTCGGCTTGCTGGGCAAAATTGGTTGCGCAATATGTCTGATCGGCTCCGTCATCATCGTCCTCCATGCCCCACCTGACAAGGAGGTCGAGTCGGTTGAGGAGATTTTGAATCTTGCCCTCCAGCCTG GCTTCCTCTTTTACTGTGCCTTTGTCGTCGTCTTCTGCATCGTCATGATCTACAAAATCGCTCCCAAATACGGTCGCAAAAACCCCCTCATCTACCTCTCCATCTGCTCGACATCCGGCTCCGTCTCGATCATGTTCATCAAGGCCTTTGGCATTGCGCTTAAAATGACGTTCGCGGGCAACAACCAGTTCACCCACCCTTCGACCTACGTCTTCGTTATCCTGGTTGTGGGCTGCATCCTCACGCAGATGAATTACTTCAACAAGGCCCTCAGCCAGTTCTCCACCAACAT TGTTAACCCTCTTTACTATGTAACTTTCACCACATGCACGCTCGTTGCATCGTGCCTCCTCTTCCAAGGCTTCAACACCACCTCCGCCGTAAACACCATCTCGCTCCTCTGCGGTttcctcatcatcttctccGGTGTATACCTCCTTAACCTCTCTCGAGAGGACCCCAACGGCAACAAACAACTCGGTTCGTGCTTCACCGATGGCCCACCATCCGACGCCATGTCCGGCTTCCCTACCCGACACAGCATGCAAATCCGACGCAGCGAAGATTTATTTGAGCGTCATTCAAACGCCATTGTCCGTGATAGCAGGAGATCCAGCTACATGGATGCTGGCGATAGAGGGGCGCTGATGCACGACTACGATGTCGAAAACCAGTTCGAACTTGGCGACTTGGCCGACAGCGACGATGACCTAGAAAGCGGTCAAAGCACAAAGCGGACAAGCTTCGACGAGGAGACAAGGATAAACGGGAGATTGAGCGGAACAGGCAGAGGCAGAGTACAGAAAGAGTCTGTACAACCGAAACGGAACTCGACCCTTCGGTAG
- a CDS encoding Apc4 multi-domain protein: protein MATASSPKERQLLQQAEKILLHPIHPHLISYCPTMDLVAVVTDEENLDVYRINGQRAFGLKRKSDDVSVVELQWEFSGKSIAVSWTDGSTDLVSAETGKITHKDLRLPEVEDETPTQVKCMGWGLNFINVETVKRRTGLKPKTNDGTTPAKTDIFGHPTTEDWDGLKDDTTLEDFLQRQPDFQTLDVAPDLPDQLAMMDMEALLPKLPAIPLPPALPFMRVSQADSGAFSLQAEVDSLLHSYHLKDNNSVDMFIRLSDRGTVHPSIYDSLETVSVQLPKAWSVLSTPLLHTSHPYSCTHGLLMDTRLSSSPTKKSIAYVPLTLNFIPSAGIYLHLIAAKTSQLQNLLLYITQTLQRIRAFFKHSQDLPRKFMMNIEETLEEKGLGDLVTNLFHIACTGHCNPVVKEWLVDELAEGGHKRWDTTVTTSFTTLLALLHENLIPALDRCSIVISRLRGLAQFHDRDWIFSGPISDFTALLQTLKKMRLLAHTAMLYASEEKRQFHSFSKWLRFTIDFEATEPESQSRTEMEQRDAGVDISQVLAYIQYGLTKSDVTPFLRPEAQLDPKTKARDEASYGDTNKAIELLKEGASFKEEALCLEHVAGHLSTGVTGLLKQVSKWQEANIQMDSGIVLEEGEKDDYEILDMRMVFDPLAPPLPASSPSPADDTPEDPISTYILLSPPIQPLHPTHPPHHPRTQYNAPGKRYAVVQCVYTGFCIFLLRSCGPADKDSGCEIR from the exons ATGGCGACCGCCAGCTCACCCAAAGAGCGCCAGCTCTTGCAGCAGGCGGAGAAGATTCTGCTGCACCCAATTCATCCGCACCTCATTTCCTACTGTCCTACCATGGACCTGGTTGCAGTGGTTACGGATGAAGAGAATCTGGACGTCTACAGGATCAATGGGCAAAGAGCTTTTGGTTTAAAGAGAAAGAGTGACGATGTGAGCGTTGTCGAGTTGCAATGGGAATTCAGCGGCAAAAGCATCGCTGTTAGTTGGACTGATGGCAGTACCGACCTGGTCAGTGCCGAGACGGGCAAGATTACGCACAAAGACCTTAGACTGCCAGAAGTTGAGGATGAGACACCAACACAGGTCAAATGCATGGGCTGGGGTCTGAACTTTATCAATGTCGAAACTGTGAAGAGGCGGACGGGCTTGAAACCAAAGACGAATGATGGTACCACGCCTGCGAAGACGGACATTTTTGGGCATCCGACAACAGAGGACTGGGATGGCTTGAAGGATGACACGACGCTCGAGGACTTTTTGCAGCGACAACCTGACTTCCAGACGTTGGATGTCGCGCCGGATCTGCCTGATCAGCTCGCTATGATGGATATGGAAGCGCTGCTACCGAAACTTCCTGCGATACCACTTCCACCAGCATTACCGTTTATGCGCGTTTCTCAGGCGGACTCTGGGGCGTTTAGTTTGCAGGCAGAGGTTGACTCGCTCCTACATTCGTATCACCTCAAGGACAACAACTCGGTTGACATGTTCATACGTCTATCAGATCGCGGGACCGTGCATCCTTCCATTTACGATTCCCTGGAGACTGTTAGTGTTCAATTGCCAAAGGCTTGGAGCGTCTTAAGCACTCCATTGCTACATACAAGTCATCCTTACAGTTGTACGCATGGTCTCTTGATGGACACTAGACTCAGCTCCTCGCCCACGAAGAAAAGTATAGCTTATGTTCCGTTGACTCTGAACTTTATACCTTCAGCAGGTATCTACCTCCACCTCATCGCGGCAAAGACATCACAGCTACAAAATCTACTCTTGTATATTACACAAACGCTCCAACGCATCCGCGCCTTCTTCAAGCACTCGCAAGACCTGCCCCGAAAATTCATGATGAACATTGAAGAAACACTCGAAGAGAAGGGCCTAGGCGACCTCGTCACCAACCTCTTCCACATAGCATGTACAGGACACTGCAACCCAGTGGTGAAGGAATGGCTCGTCGACGAACTAGCAGAAGGAGGCCACAAACGCTGGGACACAACCGTCACAACATCCTTCACCACACTCCTCGCTCTCCTACACGAAAACCTCATCCCGGCACTAGACCGCTGTTCGATTGTGATATCGCGTCTCCGGGGGTTAGCCCAATTCCACGACCGCGACTGGATCTTCTCGGGCCCAATCTCAGACTTTACAGCCTTACTACAGACGCTGAAGAAAATGCGCCTCCTAGCCCACACCGCCATGCTCTACGCCAGCGAAGAGAAGCGCCAATTCCACAGCTTCAGCAAATGGCTCCGTTTCACAATCGACTTTGAAGCCACAGAGCCCGAGTCGCAGTCGCGCACGGAAATGGAGCAGCGCGACGCTGGAGTGGATATATCGCAGGTTCTGGCGTACATCCAGTACGGTCTCACAAAGTCGGATGTGACGCCCTTTTTACGACCTGAAGCACAGCTCGATCCCAAGACCAAAGCCAGAGACGAAGCGAGCTACGGCGACACGAATAAAGCGATTGAATTGCTGAAAGAAGGCGCGAGTTTCAAGGAAGAAGCTCTGTGTCTGGAACATGTAGCCGGTCACTTGAGCACAGGCGTTACAGGGCTGTTGAAACAGGTTAGTAAATGGCAGGAAGCTAATATACAAATGGACTCTGGTATTGTACTCGAAGAGGGTGAGAAGGACGATTATGAAATCTTGGATATGAGGATGGTGTTTGAT CCCCTAGCACCCCCACTACCAGCATCATCGCCATCACCCGCAGACGACACACCAGAAGACCCGATATCAACATACATACTCCTCTCCCCCCCCATCCAACCCCTCCACCCTACACATCCACCGCATCACCCACGCACCCAATATAACGCACCTGGCAAAAGATACGCTGTCGTACAATGTGTCTACACTGGATTTTGCATCTTCCTCCTCAGAAGCTGCGGGCCAGCAGACAAAGATTCTGGATGCGAAATTCGCTGA
- a CDS encoding 60S ribosomal uL2 domain-containing protein yields MYTGQFIYAGKNAALTIGNVLPLHSVPEGTVLTNVEDKNGDRGALGRTSGNYVTVIGHNPDEGKTRVKLPSGAKKVLPSSCRGMVGIVAGGGRTDKPLMKASRAKHKFAAKRNSWPRTRGVAMNPVDHPHGGGNHQHIGKASTISRYATQGQKAGLIAARRTGLLRGTQKTKD; encoded by the exons ATGTACACTGGCCAG TTCATCTACGCCGGAAAGAACGCCGCGCTCACCATCGGCAACGTCCTCCCTCTCCACTCGGTCCCCGAAGGTACCGTCCTCACCAACGTCGAAGACAAGAACGGTGACCGTGGTGCGCTCGGCCGTACCTCTGGTAACTACGTTACCGTCATCGGCCACAACCCCGATGAGGGCAAGACCCGTGTCAAGCTCCCATCTGGTGCCAAGAAGGTTCTCCCCAGCTCATGCCGTGGTATGGTCGGTATCGTCGCTGGAGGTGGCCGCACAGACAAGCCTCTCATGAAGGCGTCGCGTGCTAAGCACAAG TTCGCTGCCAAGCGCAACAGCTGGCCCAGGACTCGTGGTGTTGCCATGAACCCCGTCGACCATCCCCACGGTGGTGGTAACCACCAGCATATCGGTAAAGCCTCAACCATCTCCAGATACGCCACCCAGGGTCAAAAGGCCGGTCTCATTGCCGCGCGGAGGACAGGTCTGCTCCGTGGTACCCAGAAGACAAAGGACTAG
- a CDS encoding RplB, Ribosomal protein L2, whose product MAGITLSHTSISSNDRPTHNNTVVAMGRVIRNQRKGRGSIFTANTRLNKNPAQFRTLDYAERNGYIRGVVKEIVHDSGRGEYRHIKFDLQSLN is encoded by the exons ATGGCAGGAATTACGCTCTCGCACacttccatctcctccaaCGACCGTCCTACTCACAACAACACCGTCGTCGCCATGGGTAGGGTAATTCGCAACCAACGTAAGGGTCGCGGCTCGATCTTCACGGCCAACACCCGCCTGAACAAGAACCCGGCCCAGTTCCGCACGCTCGACTAC GCTGAGCGCAATGGATACATCCGGGGTGTCGTAAAGGAGATTGTCCACGATTCCGGTCGTGGTGAGTACCGACATATAAAATTCGACCTCCAGAGCCTCAACTGA
- a CDS encoding Glyco-hydro-11 multi-domain protein has protein sequence MVAFSSIVLAVSAIAGSAFAAPTADVPDFEISGTKSLMARQDYDQNYKTSGNVQFQSTSNGYSVKFSNAGDFVVGKGWKKGTNRAISFQGSTQAQAGTVIVAVYGWTKNPLIEYYVQEYTSNGSGSAQGQKMGTVTCDGSVYDIWKHTQVNQPSIVGTTTFTQYISNRQSKRPGSGTITTKCHFDAWAKLGMNLGTHDYQTLSTEGWGNAAGNSAYTISGK, from the exons ATGGTTGCCTTCAGCTCTATCGTCCTCGCCGTTTCGGCCATTGCTGGCTCTGCCTTTGCCGCTCCCACCGCCGATGTTCCTGACTTTGAAATCAGCGGAACCAAGTCCCTCATGGCTCGTCAGGACTACGACCAGAACTACAAGACCAGCGGCAACGTCCAGTTCCAGTCCACCAGCAATGGATACTCTGTAAAGTTCTCCAACGCCGGTGACTTCGTCGTCGGAAAGGGATGGAAGAAGGGAACCAACAG GGCCATCAGCTTCCAGGGCTCTACCCAGGCTCAAGCCGGTACCGTCATCGTCGCCGTCTACGGCTGGACCAAGAACCCCCTGATTGAGTACTACGTCCAGGAGTACACCAGCAACGGCTCCGGCTCCGCACAGGGCCAGAAGATGGGCACCGTCACCTGCGACGGCTCCGTCTACGACATCTGGAAGCACACCCAGGTCAATCAGCCTTCCATTGTCGGCACCACCACCTTCACCCAGTACATCTCCAACCGTCAGAGCAAGAGGCCCGGCAGCGGcaccatcaccaccaagTGCCACTTCGACGCTTGGGCCAAGCTCGGCATGAACCTTGGTACCCACGACTACCAGACTCTCTCCACTGAGGGCTGGGGCAATGCTGCCGGTAACTCTGCCTACACCATCTCTGGAAAATAG